In Candidatus Epulonipiscium viviparus, one DNA window encodes the following:
- a CDS encoding tetratricopeptide repeat protein, which produces MQINMRNKLRMLNIKQEENIVIKSDIFMNEEERRWFELAVEGDAEAQYRIGVCYKLGKGVEKNIKEAVKWYTMSANQEHAMAQNSLAACYEQGVGVERSPEKAFQLYNKAAEQGYLLAQNNLAMCYERGTGIIADMDQAIKLLTEAAEKGNSTAQSNLGLHYEKGKGVRQDCDIAVKWYKLAAEQGDVFAQTNLGYLYATGMGVKLDLEESAKWYTKAAEKGSPRAQNSIGICYFYGRGVVKNLEKAIEWFAKAAEKEYVPAQNNLGICYGTESECRDLSAAVKWYTKAAEKDYMEAQFSLGMCYKYGEGTEVDLLEAFKWLKKAADKGHGDAQFNLGWCYEFGEGVTKNIAEAANWYAKAAEQGHERAQINLNLL; this is translated from the coding sequence ATGCAAATAAACATGCGTAATAAATTGAGGATGCTAAACATCAAACAAGAGGAAAATATTGTTATAAAATCGGATATATTTATGAACGAAGAAGAGCGCAGGTGGTTTGAGCTTGCAGTAGAGGGAGACGCAGAGGCGCAGTATAGGATAGGGGTTTGCTATAAACTAGGAAAAGGAGTAGAGAAAAACATAAAAGAGGCAGTTAAGTGGTATACAATGTCGGCCAACCAGGAGCATGCTATGGCACAAAATAGCTTGGCGGCGTGTTATGAGCAGGGAGTGGGAGTGGAACGAAGCCCGGAGAAAGCTTTTCAATTATATAATAAAGCTGCCGAGCAAGGGTATCTATTGGCACAGAACAATCTGGCTATGTGTTATGAACGAGGAACTGGGATAATAGCAGATATGGATCAGGCCATAAAATTACTGACAGAAGCTGCCGAAAAAGGAAACAGTACTGCGCAAAGTAATTTGGGTTTGCATTACGAAAAAGGGAAGGGTGTACGGCAAGATTGCGATATCGCAGTGAAATGGTATAAGCTGGCGGCAGAGCAAGGAGACGTCTTTGCGCAAACAAATTTGGGGTATTTATATGCAACTGGAATGGGAGTAAAACTAGACTTAGAGGAGTCTGCAAAGTGGTATACAAAAGCTGCCGAAAAAGGAAGCCCGCGAGCGCAAAACAGCATCGGCATATGTTATTTTTATGGAAGAGGCGTCGTAAAAAATCTAGAAAAGGCCATAGAGTGGTTTGCCAAGGCCGCAGAGAAAGAGTATGTTCCTGCGCAAAATAATTTGGGAATATGTTATGGAACAGAATCAGAGTGTAGAGATTTGTCGGCGGCAGTTAAGTGGTATACAAAGGCCGCGGAGAAAGATTATATGGAGGCTCAATTTAGTTTGGGAATGTGTTATAAATATGGTGAAGGAACAGAAGTAGATTTGCTGGAGGCATTTAAGTGGCTAAAGAAAGCGGCAGATAAGGGGCATGGAGACGCGCAATTTAATCTTGGCTGGTGTTATGAATTTGGGGAAGGAGTAACAAAAAACATTGCAGAAGCTGCAAACTGGTATGCAAAGGCTGCTGAGCAAGGGCATGAGAGGGCACAGATCAATCTAAATTTATTATAA
- the yunB gene encoding sporulation protein YunB, producing the protein MGVAIIFITIAIIYIQLDRETLPTSMAMAKLQTTTIATQAINEAIAQTLATNQTTIEDLLAYDYNDDGDQVSWNVNSILINNLCAQIIARCSDALQNIGVLPFKIPLGNLTGSRIFANLGPELTIEVLPIGTVTVDYDNDLKETGINQVNHTVWLDVVATIQIVVPLFEEEVVVARRIMLIDKVSSGEVPPSYVNVPSDSILDAPLESPGFDY; encoded by the coding sequence ATTGGTGTTGCTATTATATTTATAACTATAGCGATAATTTATATACAGCTAGACAGAGAAACGCTTCCGACGTCTATGGCAATGGCGAAGTTGCAAACCACCACGATAGCAACGCAGGCTATCAATGAAGCAATAGCTCAGACCCTTGCAACAAACCAAACTACGATAGAAGATTTGCTAGCATATGACTACAACGATGACGGAGATCAAGTTTCGTGGAATGTAAACTCAATATTAATCAATAATTTATGTGCACAAATAATAGCGAGATGCTCCGATGCGCTTCAAAACATAGGGGTGCTGCCCTTTAAGATACCGTTGGGAAATTTGACAGGAAGCAGAATCTTTGCTAATTTGGGACCAGAATTAACGATAGAAGTGTTGCCAATAGGAACTGTTACAGTAGACTATGATAACGATTTAAAGGAGACGGGGATCAACCAAGTAAATCACACGGTGTGGCTCGATGTGGTGGCCACTATTCAGATAGTGGTGCCATTATTTGAGGAAGAAGTGGTGGTAGCGAGGCGAATAATGTTAATAGACAAAGTAAGCTCCGGAGAAGTGCCGCCAAGTTATGTAAACGTTCCGAGTGATTCTATATTAGACGCACCGTTAGAATCGCCAGGATTTGACTACTAA
- a CDS encoding delta-lactam-biosynthetic de-N-acetylase: MKKSIYIIIICLLFFNLSIFATDNTKVDWWIIRSKEHATPRINDKLSYKLEDYDAYYTGNTDEKVLYLTFDEGYENGQTSKILDILKANDIHAIFFVTSPYITTNPDLITRMEAEGHMVANHSKNHPSMPKNTNDAAAFTKEFTDVEDKYTAITGKQITKLFRPPMGHYSEKSLELTQQLGYSTLFWSFAYADFDTRNQPDPIKAQQLISDNLHNGAVILLHAVSQTNTDILDSVIKNAKNQGYTFSLWQIDSAKNTAVPADDVVVDETSTSADPAAMIVIPETLSHS, from the coding sequence ATGAAAAAAAGTATTTACATTATAATCATATGCTTACTTTTTTTTAACTTATCAATCTTTGCAACTGATAACACCAAAGTTGACTGGTGGATTATTCGAAGCAAAGAACACGCCACGCCGCGCATAAACGACAAGCTTTCATATAAACTAGAAGATTATGACGCATATTATACAGGAAATACGGACGAAAAGGTTTTATATCTAACATTCGACGAAGGCTACGAAAACGGCCAAACATCAAAAATTCTAGACATCCTAAAAGCCAATGACATCCACGCAATTTTCTTTGTTACTTCACCATATATCACCACCAACCCAGACTTAATCACCAGAATGGAAGCCGAGGGACACATGGTAGCAAATCATTCCAAGAACCACCCCTCTATGCCAAAAAATACCAATGATGCGGCAGCCTTTACAAAAGAGTTTACAGATGTAGAAGACAAATACACCGCCATTACTGGCAAGCAAATTACCAAGCTTTTTAGGCCTCCAATGGGTCACTATTCAGAAAAGTCTCTCGAATTAACACAGCAACTAGGCTATTCTACTCTATTCTGGAGCTTTGCATATGCCGATTTTGATACCAGAAATCAGCCCGACCCGATCAAAGCGCAACAGTTGATATCCGACAATCTACACAACGGAGCCGTTATCTTATTACATGCAGTTTCACAAACTAATACAGACATTCTCGATTCGGTAATCAAAAACGCTAAAAATCAGGGCTATACCTTTTCACTCTGGCAAATTGATTCTGCAAAAAATACCGCAGTTCCCGCCGATGATGTAGTTGTTGATGAGACTTCTACTTCAGCAGACCCTGCGGCAATGATAGTAATTCCAGAAACATTAAGTCACTCTTAA
- a CDS encoding class I SAM-dependent DNA methyltransferase — translation MEAYQNFAAVYDEFMEDVQYDRWYKFIVDVMAENNVTAEIVCDLGCGTGTMCEKFAADGVETIGIDSSLEMLSVARESAEELNILYLNQEMANFELYGTVNLIYSTCDSVNYVLEEDELLKVFRLVNNYLEPQGLFVFDISTKNKYKNLLADKTFVNQVDGAAYIWENYYDEEEQVNEFAVTFFVEEDDGRYRKTEEWHYQRAYEVEQIQAMLETAGLKVLGIFDDYTKEPYTDQTIRATFVAQEIEK, via the coding sequence ATGGAAGCGTATCAAAATTTTGCGGCAGTATATGATGAATTTATGGAGGATGTTCAATATGATCGGTGGTATAAATTTATTGTTGATGTTATGGCGGAGAATAATGTAACGGCAGAGATAGTGTGTGACCTGGGATGTGGAACGGGCACGATGTGCGAAAAGTTTGCTGCAGATGGAGTGGAGACGATAGGCATAGACAGTTCGTTGGAAATGTTGTCTGTGGCCAGAGAGTCTGCAGAAGAGCTAAATATTTTGTATTTAAACCAAGAAATGGCAAATTTTGAGTTATATGGAACGGTAAACTTAATATATAGCACCTGCGATAGCGTAAACTATGTGTTAGAAGAGGACGAATTATTAAAGGTATTTCGGCTGGTGAATAATTATTTGGAACCCCAGGGGTTGTTTGTTTTTGATATAAGCACTAAAAATAAATATAAAAATTTGCTGGCGGATAAGACATTTGTAAATCAGGTCGATGGAGCCGCATATATATGGGAAAATTATTATGATGAGGAAGAGCAAGTGAATGAGTTTGCGGTAACATTTTTTGTGGAAGAAGATGATGGCAGATACAGAAAAACCGAAGAGTGGCATTATCAAAGAGCATATGAGGTGGAGCAAATACAAGCAATGCTAGAGACTGCGGGACTAAAGGTACTGGGAATTTTTGATGACTATACCAAGGAGCCGTATACAGACCAAACGATACGCGCAACATTTGTAGCGCAGGAAATAGAAAAATAA
- a CDS encoding sulfatase — protein MNVMVILCDQLRPDFLSCYGNKQIKTPNIDSLYEDGVLFEKAITASPVCAPGRACMMTGRYVSDHNVWTNDTPFREGVEFLPKRMKADGYMCGAFGKLHHFPAKDSKGFDVAFQMEESRLAVEDDYYKYLKKLHPEIINLYGHDDTGHFAYPLEEYYEHWMADRTIEFIDANKAKKFFTWTSFQGPHGPMDAPADDGGIAEWIEIDDALNIDHVPNCEVVKYRRARDGVKSMKHYRKYRSEYAKMIQIIDYEVGRIIAYLKENGLYENTVIMFSADHGDTAGDYGTIQKGPMLYKAQLEIPMIVANHPDLPKRTKSDMLTSNIDIGATALDVAGDDKPLGYARSIAKMYNDADYQREVIYSEFCDSMKLVSNKEYRMAYYPFAGECDLVKIDNELINLSDEPEYQDLKEQLLKDIIDFMVVAKGVQIEAQDLTPKVQKGLAEKWPNYKKEIPIVFPIGGQRSRQNLVDAGLDGDYNEFCIERDDEIVQFYGKYWTDKRRFKDKY, from the coding sequence ATGAATGTAATGGTAATACTTTGCGATCAGCTGAGACCAGATTTTTTATCTTGCTATGGCAATAAGCAGATCAAGACTCCAAACATAGATTCGCTCTATGAAGATGGGGTGTTATTTGAAAAGGCAATTACTGCATCACCAGTGTGTGCACCAGGGCGAGCTTGTATGATGACAGGAAGATATGTAAGTGACCATAATGTGTGGACTAATGATACTCCGTTTAGAGAAGGTGTAGAGTTTTTGCCAAAGAGAATGAAGGCTGATGGCTATATGTGTGGGGCATTTGGGAAGCTTCATCATTTTCCCGCTAAGGACAGCAAAGGGTTTGACGTAGCTTTTCAGATGGAAGAGAGTAGATTGGCAGTAGAAGACGACTACTATAAATATTTAAAGAAGCTTCACCCAGAGATTATAAATTTGTATGGACATGATGATACGGGGCACTTTGCGTATCCGCTTGAAGAATATTATGAGCATTGGATGGCAGATAGAACGATAGAGTTTATCGATGCAAACAAGGCGAAAAAATTCTTTACGTGGACATCATTTCAGGGACCTCACGGACCAATGGATGCTCCAGCAGATGATGGAGGAATTGCAGAGTGGATAGAGATAGATGACGCGCTAAATATAGATCATGTTCCCAATTGTGAAGTGGTTAAATATAGACGAGCGCGAGATGGTGTAAAATCTATGAAGCATTACCGCAAGTATCGAAGTGAATATGCTAAGATGATTCAGATAATCGATTATGAAGTGGGCAGAATTATTGCGTATTTAAAAGAGAACGGTTTGTATGAAAATACCGTGATCATGTTTTCTGCAGACCATGGCGATACTGCAGGAGATTATGGAACGATTCAAAAAGGGCCGATGCTATATAAAGCGCAGCTAGAGATACCGATGATAGTGGCCAATCATCCGGATTTGCCAAAGCGAACAAAAAGCGATATGCTAACCTCAAATATAGACATAGGGGCAACGGCGCTGGATGTGGCCGGCGATGACAAACCGCTCGGATACGCTAGAAGCATTGCAAAGATGTATAATGATGCGGACTATCAGCGAGAAGTGATTTATTCTGAATTTTGCGATAGTATGAAACTAGTATCAAACAAAGAGTATCGAATGGCATATTATCCGTTTGCAGGTGAATGTGATCTCGTAAAAATTGATAATGAGCTGATAAATTTGAGTGATGAGCCAGAGTATCAAGATTTAAAAGAGCAACTGTTAAAGGACATTATCGACTTTATGGTTGTGGCAAAGGGTGTACAAATAGAAGCTCAAGATTTGACACCAAAAGTACAAAAGGGGCTTGCTGAGAAGTGGCCGAATTATAAAAAAGAGATACCGATTGTGTTTCCTATTGGAGGTCAACGTAGCAGACAAAATTTGGTCGATGCGGGCTTGGATGGAGATTATAATGAGTTCTGCATCGAAAGAGATGATGAGATTGTTCAATTTTATGGAAAATATTGGACCGACAAAAGGCGTTTCAAAGATAAGTATTAA
- a CDS encoding sulfatase, producing MNVMVILCDQLRPDYLSCYGNEQIKTPNIDSLYADGVLFEKAITASPVCAPGRACMMTGRYVSDHNVWTNDVAFREGIDFLPQRMKDNGYRCGAFGKLHHFPGKDSKGFDVALQMEERRLAEEDDYYKYLKKLHPEITDLYGHDKSGHFAYPLSEYYEHWMADKTIEFIEANKANKFFTWTSFQGPHGPMDAPADDDGIAEWIEMEDAIDVDRDAPAEVVQYRRVRNGVKKVPNCRAYRSEYAKMIQLIDYEVGRIISYLKENNLYEETVIIFSTDHGDMAGDYGLFQKGPMLYKAQLEVPMIVANHPNLPKLTRSDILTSNIDIGATALDAAGDQKPLGYSRSIVKMYNDADYERKVIYAEFCDSMKLVSTKEYRMAYYPFTGECELVKIDEETTDLSQQKEYQQLKIKLLQDIIDFMVLARTVRIETQDLTPKVQEGLVQKWPNYKNEIPIVFPISSQRNRQNLIDAGLDGDYNEFCIARDDEIVQFYGKYWSNKRKFEGKY from the coding sequence ATGAATGTGATGGTAATACTTTGCGATCAGCTTAGGCCAGACTATCTATCTTGCTATGGCAATGAGCAGATCAAGACTCCAAATATAGATTCGCTCTATGCGGATGGAGTACTATTTGAGAAGGCGATAACGGCATCACCAGTGTGTGCACCAGGGCGAGCTTGCATGATGACAGGCCGATACGTAAGCGATCATAACGTGTGGACAAATGATGTTGCATTTAGAGAGGGAATAGATTTTTTGCCACAACGAATGAAGGATAATGGGTATAGATGCGGAGCGTTTGGAAAGCTGCACCATTTTCCGGGAAAAGATAGCAAGGGATTTGATGTGGCTCTGCAAATGGAAGAAAGACGCTTGGCAGAAGAAGATGACTATTATAAGTATCTAAAGAAACTGCATCCAGAAATTACAGATTTGTATGGACATGACAAGTCGGGGCATTTTGCGTATCCGCTTAGCGAGTATTATGAGCATTGGATGGCAGACAAAACTATAGAGTTTATAGAAGCGAACAAGGCAAACAAATTTTTTACATGGACATCATTTCAGGGACCTCACGGACCAATGGATGCTCCAGCAGATGATGACGGGATTGCAGAGTGGATCGAGATGGAAGATGCGATCGATGTGGATAGAGATGCCCCAGCAGAAGTAGTGCAATATCGCAGAGTTAGAAATGGCGTCAAAAAGGTGCCAAATTGTAGAGCGTATCGAAGCGAGTATGCAAAGATGATACAGTTGATCGATTATGAAGTGGGAAGAATAATTTCGTATCTGAAAGAGAATAATTTGTATGAGGAGACTGTAATTATATTTTCGACAGACCACGGTGATATGGCCGGAGACTATGGGTTGTTTCAAAAGGGGCCAATGCTATATAAAGCACAGCTAGAGGTACCGATGATAGTTGCCAATCACCCGAATTTGCCAAAATTAACCAGAAGTGATATTTTAACCTCAAATATAGATATAGGAGCGACAGCTCTTGATGCTGCAGGCGATCAAAAGCCACTTGGATACTCTAGAAGCATTGTAAAGATGTATAACGATGCGGACTATGAACGCAAAGTGATCTATGCGGAGTTTTGCGATAGCATGAAATTGGTATCAACAAAAGAATATAGAATGGCATACTATCCATTTACGGGCGAGTGCGAACTAGTAAAAATTGATGAGGAAACAACAGATCTAAGCCAGCAAAAAGAGTATCAGCAGCTGAAAATTAAGTTGTTACAAGATATAATAGATTTTATGGTGCTTGCTCGAACAGTGAGAATAGAAACGCAAGATCTGACGCCAAAAGTGCAAGAGGGATTGGTGCAAAAATGGCCAAACTACAAAAATGAAATACCGATTGTGTTTCCGATTTCTAGCCAACGCAACAGACAAAATTTGATCGATGCGGGCTTAGATGGAGATTACAATGAGTTTTGTATTGCAAGAGATGATGAGATCGTACAGTTTTACGGCAAATATTGGAGCAACAAACGTAAATTTGAAGGCAAATATTAA
- a CDS encoding glycoside hydrolase family 2 TIM barrel-domain containing protein, with amino-acid sequence MREVRSLNQGWKYLKHDVHSNGSQPTFYKVNFNDNNWKTVDVPHDSSIVSEFKETNPAGPRGGYAETTLCYYNKRFNLSKEDLSKKIFVEFEGVYMNSTVYINGKELGTYPFGYTTFKYDITDDVVEGENKISVFVDNELQPGSRWYSGTGIYRPVNLYLLDKVHFEKEDFFVTTPFITEECAVVNVDAIIKNEHKETSKFLTLKYEIKDANGEVVAAYKLDRAISYDSFADLSAKIEVKNPKLWSNKTPYLYTLAAKIVSDEEVLDNICVRFGIRSIEFTPDRGFIINGKKEMLKGVCIHHDNGPLGAAAHRAAYIKKIEIVKAMGANAIRTSHNPEAPEFLDLCDEYGMYVMEESFDEWREAKRPRVFGGLFFRQRIFAYSQYFDKWAEKDVAAMVKRDRNHASIVMWSTGNEILELKQSEGEKLSQMLLNEVHKHDKTRPVLTAGNGLVAIHKTQNLDIVDLAGYNYAEDCYIPHHEQRPNRCIVGSENASATPFEKRGVYEQFLKVDEVDKTIADDNADVEEAEGFVSEKRKIAETVKSNVRARVARGENSMIRHLADDFVAGMFIWTGIDYLGEPSPEIWPSISSYFAPIDRVYFPKDSFYFYKSFWSDEDVLHLLPHWSFENVEKLPVWCYTNCDEVELFVNGKSIGKRTLERDKQLHLEWENVAFEKGELKAVGTRNGRTVTSILKTATDPKTMKFAVDADTPPVAGQLFYTTVSFYDEAGIFVPHKEQEVTFAAEGGIEFVVCDNGDPEYSNFTVNTIKTLGGLAKAIYKANSDGKIIASAVIEGKKVEAVIDIVVE; translated from the coding sequence ATGCGCGAAGTAAGAAGCTTAAATCAGGGTTGGAAATATTTGAAACACGATGTACACAGCAATGGCTCGCAACCAACGTTTTATAAAGTGAATTTTAATGACAATAACTGGAAAACTGTTGACGTTCCACATGATAGCAGCATTGTGTCCGAGTTTAAAGAAACGAATCCCGCAGGGCCAAGAGGTGGCTATGCAGAGACCACGTTATGCTACTACAATAAAAGATTTAACCTTTCGAAAGAAGACTTAAGCAAGAAGATTTTTGTGGAGTTTGAAGGCGTGTATATGAACTCGACAGTTTATATCAATGGCAAAGAGCTAGGAACTTATCCATTTGGATATACTACATTTAAGTATGACATTACGGATGATGTAGTAGAAGGCGAGAACAAGATTTCGGTGTTTGTGGACAATGAACTGCAGCCGGGATCTCGATGGTATAGCGGAACAGGGATTTACAGACCGGTTAATTTGTATTTGCTAGACAAGGTGCATTTTGAAAAAGAAGATTTTTTTGTGACAACGCCATTTATAACAGAAGAATGTGCCGTGGTAAACGTCGATGCCATAATTAAAAATGAGCATAAGGAAACGTCAAAATTTTTAACGTTAAAATATGAGATTAAGGATGCAAATGGAGAAGTTGTTGCAGCATATAAGCTAGATAGAGCAATTTCGTATGATTCGTTTGCAGATCTGAGTGCCAAAATCGAGGTTAAAAATCCAAAGCTGTGGTCTAATAAAACTCCGTATCTATATACTCTTGCTGCCAAGATAGTTAGTGACGAAGAAGTTTTAGATAATATATGCGTGCGATTTGGAATTAGAAGCATTGAGTTTACCCCTGATAGAGGGTTTATTATCAACGGCAAAAAGGAAATGCTAAAAGGGGTGTGCATACACCATGATAACGGGCCTCTCGGAGCTGCAGCGCATAGAGCCGCATATATCAAAAAGATAGAGATCGTTAAGGCAATGGGCGCTAATGCTATCAGAACGTCGCATAATCCAGAAGCGCCAGAATTTTTGGACCTTTGCGATGAGTATGGAATGTATGTAATGGAAGAATCGTTTGATGAATGGAGAGAAGCAAAAAGGCCGAGAGTGTTTGGCGGATTGTTCTTCCGTCAGAGGATTTTTGCTTATTCACAATACTTTGATAAGTGGGCAGAAAAAGATGTTGCGGCCATGGTTAAGCGAGATAGAAATCACGCATCGATTGTGATGTGGAGCACCGGAAACGAAATTCTGGAGCTGAAGCAATCAGAGGGCGAAAAGTTAAGCCAGATGCTATTAAATGAAGTACACAAGCATGACAAAACGAGACCTGTATTAACTGCAGGAAATGGCTTGGTTGCAATCCACAAAACGCAGAACCTAGATATTGTAGATCTGGCAGGATACAACTACGCAGAAGATTGTTATATCCCGCATCATGAGCAAAGACCAAATCGTTGTATCGTGGGGAGTGAAAATGCGTCAGCGACACCGTTCGAAAAGCGTGGAGTCTATGAGCAATTTCTAAAAGTGGATGAAGTAGACAAAACAATTGCAGATGACAATGCAGATGTGGAAGAAGCAGAAGGGTTCGTATCCGAAAAGCGCAAGATAGCAGAAACCGTAAAGTCGAATGTGCGCGCACGAGTTGCCAGAGGAGAAAATTCCATGATTAGGCACTTGGCAGACGATTTTGTAGCAGGAATGTTTATCTGGACAGGAATAGATTATTTAGGTGAGCCGTCACCAGAAATTTGGCCTTCAATTAGCTCGTATTTTGCACCAATCGACCGTGTGTATTTTCCGAAGGATTCGTTCTATTTTTATAAGAGTTTTTGGTCTGATGAAGACGTACTACACTTATTGCCGCACTGGAGTTTTGAAAATGTGGAGAAGTTGCCAGTATGGTGTTACACAAACTGCGACGAAGTAGAATTATTTGTAAATGGAAAATCTATAGGCAAGAGAACGTTAGAAAGAGATAAGCAATTGCACTTGGAGTGGGAAAATGTCGCGTTTGAAAAAGGTGAACTAAAAGCAGTGGGAACACGCAATGGCAGAACCGTGACTTCAATACTCAAGACAGCGACTGATCCAAAGACGATGAAGTTTGCAGTAGATGCCGATACGCCACCAGTAGCTGGGCAACTGTTCTATACTACCGTTTCGTTTTATGATGAAGCCGGAATATTTGTACCGCACAAAGAGCAAGAGGTGACCTTTGCCGCAGAAGGCGGAATCGAATTTGTGGTTTGCGACAATGGAGACCCAGAGTATAGCAATTTTACTGTTAACACAATAAAAACATTGGGTGGGTTAGCAAAAGCAATTTATAAGGCAAACTCCGATGGAAAAATCATAGCATCTGCAGTTATTGAAGGAAAAAAAGTTGAAGCAGTAATTGATATTGTGGTAGAATAA
- a CDS encoding sulfatase-like hydrolase/transferase, producing MKKPNVLIFFTDDQRFDTIGAMGNPEIKTPNLDKFVKESIAFRQGHIMGGTCGAVCMPSRAMLQTGRTVFTLHGEGKKNGGMIPPEHTTMPELFRANGYFTQHIGKWHQDKKSFNRAYIDANSIFSFGNNIPKRSGWYGAGGHYAPVLMDYDPTGEYVLEHAFQMEKGMIKKKEIDKNIQNNMHSTDIFCDTALEFLENYDQEKPFYLYTALVAPHDPRNAPEKYEEMYSPDDVSTPENFLPQHTFDNGDLWVRDELLEFFPRREYSIRRHIADYYSMISHIDARFGDVMKKLKDKGLYENTIIIFAGDNGLALGQHGLMGKQSVYEHSIRVPLIVKPAGEFVPRMTDAYAYLCDIFPTLCDLCDLEVPESVNAKSFADVVNGATDMAREDLLLIYRNFQRAYKNDRFKLIEYFVGDQRNTQLFDLEKDPHEITNLAERPEYKVILEELKKKLHEKQVEFADPLVTCTAEKLAEDIW from the coding sequence ATGAAAAAGCCAAATGTACTAATATTTTTTACCGATGATCAGCGCTTTGACACGATTGGGGCGATGGGAAATCCTGAAATTAAAACGCCTAATTTGGATAAATTTGTAAAGGAGAGCATAGCGTTTAGACAAGGGCATATTATGGGAGGAACCTGCGGGGCGGTTTGCATGCCATCGCGCGCCATGCTACAAACGGGGCGAACTGTATTTACGCTTCATGGCGAAGGCAAGAAAAATGGGGGGATGATTCCTCCAGAGCATACGACGATGCCAGAACTGTTTAGAGCGAACGGATATTTTACGCAGCATATTGGGAAGTGGCATCAAGACAAGAAATCGTTTAACCGTGCCTATATCGATGCCAATAGTATTTTTTCTTTTGGAAATAACATCCCCAAAAGAAGTGGCTGGTATGGAGCAGGTGGGCACTATGCACCAGTGTTGATGGATTATGATCCAACTGGTGAATATGTTCTAGAGCATGCATTTCAAATGGAAAAGGGCATGATTAAAAAGAAGGAAATTGACAAAAATATTCAGAACAACATGCATTCAACAGATATTTTCTGCGACACCGCATTAGAGTTTTTGGAAAATTATGATCAGGAGAAGCCGTTCTATTTGTATACAGCATTAGTGGCGCCGCATGATCCGCGCAATGCTCCAGAAAAATATGAAGAGATGTATTCGCCAGATGATGTGTCAACTCCTGAAAATTTCTTGCCGCAGCATACGTTTGATAATGGTGACCTATGGGTTCGCGATGAATTGTTGGAGTTTTTTCCGAGACGTGAATATTCGATACGCCGACATATAGCCGACTATTATTCTATGATTAGCCACATCGATGCCCGATTTGGAGATGTCATGAAAAAGTTAAAGGATAAAGGATTATATGAGAATACAATTATTATATTTGCTGGAGATAACGGGCTAGCATTGGGACAACATGGTCTGATGGGCAAACAAAGCGTATATGAGCATAGCATTAGGGTGCCGCTTATAGTAAAGCCTGCAGGAGAATTTGTGCCAAGGATGACAGATGCGTATGCGTATCTATGCGACATCTTCCCAACGCTATGCGATTTGTGTGATTTGGAAGTACCGGAATCGGTGAATGCAAAGTCTTTTGCAGATGTTGTGAATGGGGCAACGGATATGGCGAGAGAGGATTTGTTGCTGATATATCGTAATTTTCAACGAGCATATAAAAACGACCGCTTTAAGTTAATAGAGTACTTTGTGGGTGATCAACGCAATACGCAATTGTTTGATTTAGAAAAAGATCCGCATGAAATTACAAACTTGGCGGAAAGGCCAGAGTATAAAGTTATTTTAGAAGAACTGAAGAAGAAGCTTCACGAAAAGCAAGTGGAGTTTGCCGATCCTCTGGTAACATGCACTGCCGAAAAATTAGCGGAAGATATTTGGTAA